The following are from one region of the Onthophagus taurus isolate NC unplaced genomic scaffold, IU_Otau_3.0 ScKx7SY_15, whole genome shotgun sequence genome:
- the LOC139432414 gene encoding uncharacterized protein, which yields MEDLLKKRTLIKSKITRFETFLINQANQKPDELKVRLDNVVNLLPEYESIQFKIESLDSTQESDREVFEDRFYELITEARKILNSFNPQLDTPRISTPISSNDNSTSNKLNVKLPKITLPEFNGHYEKWLPFIDAFNALIHENDDLNKTQKFYYLRSCLKGEASYVIDSLEASDNNYTVAIELLKNRFENKRIIVQAHIRELYEYSPVQRESHVHLRKLIDHYQKHIRSLKTLGQPTEYWDTLLIHLISNKIDTKTKRAWESSIKTNAIPDLKQLFDFLSSQCMILESVERKDNKSNTVSCLVINKPKCRLCDENHALYQCKTFLDLTPKQRLEKVKNFKLCINCLKPGHIHGNCKLGNCKKCDNAHNTLLHFEKSDCSTARSSNPATTSMVSAHTMNNNNEYVLLSTALLWVKNAMGNLIRCRALVDSCSQSNFITTELASKLNLQKTKVLASINGVNQSNFNATTRTQTDIYSLNKNFNKKLSFLIIDKITDKLPQQKIDKERLQIPEKLQLADPDFHKPNSVDILLGASVFFELLSIGQIKLNGNEGPILQKTKLGWIIAGNIPFSLNCNSCFLITRKTINENTPLLKSLERCWEIEESPKINHLSPEDLEVETHFRNTYQRETDGRFQVSLPLKDNPQILGESYDIAKRRLISLETKFAKKSELKKEYVKFMSDYESLGHMSEVGADELGKSDASNEVVNYVPHHCVLKMSSTTTKLRVLVFEASAKKSATRSIDHDFYMDDLLTGANTEQKVLQLKQEISGILSQGKFELRKFNSNSHKVNNHTELKDLNLIEAKNLMYANLEDLAKDPDISNYFRDKGVIWHFIPARSPHFGEIWEATVRRVKYHLIRTIGNERLTYETFSTVLIQIESILNSRPLLPLSSDPQDLELLTPGHFLIGAALLAVPEVDVSEIPANRLANYKQLQKLHQSFWKRWSLKYLHTLQQRTKWRFYREDLVKIGSMVLLKDDNLPPMQWKTGRIEELHPGPDGKAGVMLRLSFIDVVSERSKGHTCRVVTREKGSVRYEQR from the exons ATGGAAGATTTACTCAAAAAACGAACtcttataaaatctaaaataacgagattcgaaacatttttaatcaaccAAGCAAACCAAAAACCAGACGAATTAAAGGTTAGGTTGGATAACGTTGTTAATTTGTTACCCGAATACGAATCCATTCAATTCAAAATCGAATCACTTGATTCAACGCAAGAAAGCGATAGAGAGGTATTTGAAGATAGATTTTACGAATTAATAACAGAAGCTCGTAAGATTCTTAATAGTTTTAACCCACAACTGGATACCCCTAGAATTTCTACCCCAATTAGTAGCAATGATAATTCAACcagcaataaattaaatgtcaaattaccAAAAATCACCCTTCCAGAATTTAACGGTCATTATGAAAAATGGCTACCGTTTATCGATGCGTTCAATGCATTAATCCATGAAAACGATGATTTGAACAAAAcacaaaagttttattatctCAGATCGTGTCTAAAAGGTGAAGCGTCTTACGTTATAGACTCTTTGGAGGCATCCGATAATAATTATACCGTAGCTATAGAGCTGTTAAAAAACcgatttgaaaataaacggatTATCGTACAAGCACACATTCGAGAATTATACGAGTATTCACCAGTTCAGCGCGAATCTCACGTACACTTGCGAAAATTAATTGACCATTATCAAAAACACATCAGATCGTTAAAAACTTTAGGTCAACCAACGGAATATTGGGACACCTTACTAATTcacttaatttcaaataaaatcgataCAAAAACTAAGCGAGCATGGGAAAGTTCTATTAAAACCAATGCAATACCAGACCTCAAACAGTTGTTTGACTTTTTGTCTTCGCAGTGCATGATTCTTGAATCagtagaaagaaaagataacaAATCCAACACAGTATCTTGTCTCGTTATAAATAAACcgaaatgtaggttatgtGACGAAAACCATGCATTGTACcaatgtaaaacatttttggatttgaCGCCGAAACAACGCCTCGAAAAGGTCAAGAATTTTAAACTTTGCATCAATTGCCTTAAACCCGGTCATATACACGGAAACTGTAAACTAGGTAATTGTAAGAAATGTGACAATGCTCATAATACCTTGCtgcattttgaaaaaagtgACTGTTCTACTGCACGTTCTTCTAATCCTGCAACGACAAGTATGGTATCTGCACATACGATGAACAATAACAATGAATATGTTTTATTGTCTACAGCTCTATTATGGGTAAAAAATGCAATGGGAAATTTAATCAGATGTCGGGCTTTAGTAGACTCCTGTTcacaatcaaattttattaccacTGAACTTGCATCTAAAttgaatttacaaaaaactaaGGTATTAGCATCCATTAACGGAGTTAATCAATCGAACTTTAATGCAACTACTAGAACACAGACagatatttattcattaaacaagaattttaacaaaaaattgtcatttttaataattgataaaattacggATAAGTTAccacaacaaaaaattgataaggAGCGATTacaaattcctgaaaaattacAACTCGCTGATCCTGATTTTCATAAACCCAACAGCGTAGATATTTTGCTAGGTGCTTCAGTTTTCTTTGAACTATTGTCAATAGGACAAATCAAATTGAATGGAAATGAAGGACCCATActtcaaaaaacaaaactggGTTGGATAATAGCAGGGAATATCCCATTTTCGTTGAATTGTAACTCTTGTTTTCTGATCACTCGTAAAACCATTAATGAGAATACTCCATTATTGAAATCTTTAGAAAGATGTTGGGAAATCGAGGAATCACCGAAGATTAACCATTTATCTCCTGAAGACTTGGAGGTTGAGACTCACTTTCGTAACACTTATCAAAGAGAGACGGATGGTCGTTTTCAGGTTTCGTTGCCATTGAAGGACAATCCTCAAATTTTAGGTGAATCCTATGATATTGCAAAGCGACGTTTAATCTCATTGGAAACCAAATTCGCAAAAAAATCAGAATTGAAGAAAGAGTACGTTAAATTTATGTCTGATTACGAGTCATTGGGTCACATGTCTGAAGTTGGAGCGGATGAATTGGGAAAATCGGATGCATCGAATGAAGTAGTAAATTACGTACCACACCATTGTGTTCTTAAAATGTCTAGCACGACTACTAAGTTGAGAGTGTTAGTGTTTGAAGCGTCCGCAAAGAAATCCGCTACTAGATCTATTGATCATGATTTTTATATGGATGATCTATTGACGGGTGCAAATACTGAGCAAAAGGTATTGCAATTGAAACAGGAAATTTCAGGTATTTTGAGTCAAGGCAAGTTCGAATTgcgaaaatttaattctaatagTCACAAAGTTAATAATCACACTGAGTTGAAAGATTTAAACTTGATTGAAGCAAAGAATTTAATGTATGCTAATTTAGAAGATCTAGCTAAGGATCCtgatatttcaaattattttcgtgACAAAGGGGTCATTTGGCACTTCATTCCCGCAAGAAGCCCTCACTTTGGTGAGATTTGGGAAGCTACGGTTAGACGGGTTAAGTATCATTTAATAAGAACAATTGGTAATGAAAGACTAACCTATGAGACGTTTTCCACAGTTTTAATCCAAATTGAGTCAATCCTAAACTCAAGACCTTTACTTCCTTTATCCTCTGACCCTCAAGATTTGGAATTATTGACTCCAGGACATTTTTTGATTGGCGCGGCCTTATTGGCAGTTCCTGAAGTAGATGTTTCAGAAATTCCTGCTAACCGATTAGCAAATTACAAACAACTCCAAAAATTACACCAATCATTTTGGAAGAGGTGGTCATTGAAGTATTTGCATACTCTACAACAAAGGACGAAGTGGAGATTCTACCGAGAAGATCTTGTCAAAATTGGAAGTATGGTTCTGCTTAAAGATGACAACCTCCCCCCAATGCAGTGGAAAACAGGAAGAATAGAAGAACTCCATCCTGGTCCAGACGGAAAG GCGGGAGTTATGTTGCGACTCTCGTTCATAGATGTCGTTAGTGAGAGATCGAAGGGACACACGTGTCGAGTTGTTACCCGCGAAAAGGGATCAGTCCGTTACGAGCAGCGATGA
- the LOC139432389 gene encoding deoxycytidylate deaminase-like yields the protein MAINTDVLDNKYMRIALENGMRSKANFKVGACVVNPNGKVIAMGYNSILFPEFHKECAEKKYSWMYRYNTINLAIESALSNSNVDYKNATVYATTYPSMYCVKEMAKKGIRRVVFYNDKRPHIMPETYYEDTNQVLKESCILSSPFKAQDDEFDDATEDDDTKDIRLKANLVNTQIEKYRDYKIRGW from the exons ATGGCAATTAACACTGACGTATTAGACAATAAATATATGCGTATTGCATTGGAAAATGGGATGAGGAGTAAGGCAAATTTTAAAGTGGGAGCTTGTGTCGTTAATCCAAATGGAAAAGTAATTGCGATGGGgtataattcaattttatttcctGAGTTTCATAAAGAATGTGCCGAAAAGAAGTACAGCTGGATGTACCGGTACAATACTA TTAATTTGGCCATTGAATCAGCTTTGAGTAATTCTAATGTCGATTATAAGAATGCCACCGTTTATGCCACAACATACCCCTCCATGTACTGCGTAAAAGAAATGGCAAAGAAAGGAATTCGACGTGTCGTATTTTATAACGATAAAAGGCCACATATAATGCCAGAGACCTATTATGAAGATACGAACCAGGTCTTGAAGGAAAGTTGCATTTTAAGCAG TCCTTTTAAAGCCCAAGATGATGAATTCGACGATGCTACTGAAGATGACGATACTAAAGATATTCGGTTGAAGGCAAATCTTGTGAATACGCAGATCGAGAAGTATAGGGATTATAAAATTCGTGGATGGTAG